One Campylobacter pinnipediorum subsp. caledonicus genomic window carries:
- a CDS encoding inorganic phosphate transporter, translating to MTRDNLIAFVIFIITIVCFFTWGINTIPNSKYFIFFIASLFGIFMAFNIGGNDVANSFGTSVGAKTLTIKQALIIAAIFELSGAVFAGAEVTNTIRNGIINFSDKNVIPEKFVAIMMSALLSSGLWLFFASKKGLPVSTTHSIVGGIVGAGIMMGYTSYGAKEAFEMVTWSEIGKIAISWVISPLMGGVLSFLVFGYIKKNIINPTRQLRISIKTLKKERKIFKRNFIKELKTKPESEQIKTLSNMILIDEDDTKSTKYSEYRSQIKAMKEREKQIDSFAAMKKHIPLIAGFAAMVISSMMIFKGLKNINLDISIIQSIWILFVIGVLAYLASFAFIKVMNKNDAEKSINRVFSWFQIFTASSFAFSHGANDIANAIGPFVAILDVLKTGVINKASTIPSVVMITFGISLVVGLWFLGKEVISTIGSKLAEILPTTGFSAELGASMVILLATKFGIPVSSTHILIGAVLGIGIINKNANWAMVKPILLAWVITLPASAILSGAFYFSVLKFL from the coding sequence TTGACACGAGACAACCTGATAGCCTTTGTTATATTTATAATTACTATAGTATGCTTTTTTACGTGGGGAATCAACACTATACCAAATAGCAAATATTTTATATTTTTTATAGCAAGTCTTTTTGGTATATTTATGGCATTTAATATAGGCGGAAACGATGTAGCAAATAGCTTTGGAACTAGTGTCGGAGCAAAAACTTTAACAATAAAACAAGCCCTTATAATAGCTGCTATATTTGAGCTAAGCGGTGCTGTTTTTGCTGGTGCAGAAGTAACAAATACGATAAGAAACGGTATCATAAACTTTTCAGATAAAAATGTAATACCGGAAAAATTTGTAGCCATAATGATGTCAGCACTTCTAAGTTCTGGGCTTTGGCTATTTTTCGCATCAAAAAAAGGACTTCCTGTCTCTACAACCCACTCGATAGTAGGTGGCATAGTCGGCGCTGGTATTATGATGGGTTATACAAGCTATGGCGCAAAAGAAGCATTTGAAATGGTAACTTGGAGCGAAATAGGCAAAATAGCAATAAGCTGGGTCATCTCACCACTAATGGGCGGTGTGTTATCATTTTTAGTATTTGGCTATATCAAGAAAAATATCATAAATCCCACAAGACAACTTAGAATTTCAATTAAAACACTAAAAAAAGAGAGAAAAATCTTTAAACGTAACTTCATAAAAGAACTAAAAACAAAACCGGAAAGTGAACAAATAAAAACACTTTCAAACATGATTTTAATCGATGAAGATGATACAAAAAGCACAAAATACAGCGAATACAGATCGCAAATTAAAGCAATGAAAGAGAGAGAAAAACAGATAGACTCCTTTGCTGCGATGAAAAAACATATCCCATTGATAGCCGGTTTTGCTGCGATGGTTATATCATCCATGATGATTTTTAAGGGCTTAAAGAATATAAATTTAGATATAAGCATAATACAAAGCATATGGATACTCTTTGTTATAGGTGTTTTAGCATATCTTGCCAGTTTTGCATTCATTAAAGTAATGAATAAAAATGATGCCGAAAAAAGCATAAATCGTGTATTTTCTTGGTTTCAAATTTTTACAGCTTCATCGTTTGCATTTTCACACGGAGCAAACGATATAGCAAACGCAATCGGCCCTTTTGTTGCGATACTTGATGTATTGAAAACAGGGGTTATAAACAAAGCTTCTACTATACCTAGTGTTGTTATGATTACTTTTGGAATTTCTTTAGTTGTTGGTTTATGGTTTTTAGGAAAAGAAGTTATCTCCACTATAGGCTCCAAACTTGCCGAAATTTTACCAACAACCGGATTTAGCGCTGAACTTGGTGCTAGTATGGTTATACTTCTAGCAACAAAATTTGGAATTCCGGTAAGCTCAACACATATACTTATAGGTGCTGTATTAGGAATAGGCATAATAAACAAAAACGCAAACTGGGCCATGGTAAAACCAATACTTCTAGCTTGGGTTATAACACTCCCTGCTTCGGCTATACTATCTGGTGCATTTTATTTTAGTGTTTTAAAATTTTTATAA
- the mnmH gene encoding tRNA 2-selenouridine(34) synthase MnmH: MSLVELNIDNWLKNRDKFDLIIDARSPSEFAYSRIKGAINLYVLNDKEHNEIGTLYKQNRSLAKVLGARYVCINTSEHLTKIYETVKVGSLIGVYCSRGGMRSNSISQILSMIGYRVERLIDGYKSYRKNVLDELEKPIDLKFITLFGNTGSSKTKLIRSLQPSLDLEHIANHLGSVFGEINGKQPSQKEFEDNLFEELILLKDKKACFIEGESRRIGSLTVPSSLHTSMRSGVNVEIVASLENRVECIMKDYKSVDSKFFYSCMKKISPFISKEARDDAINAYENNDIHKVCEILLVKYYDKVYKKPQKIDYTISSDDFELAKSELMQIYNKQLKL; this comes from the coding sequence GTGAGTTTAGTTGAATTAAATATAGATAATTGGTTAAAAAATAGAGATAAATTTGACCTTATCATTGATGCTAGAAGTCCTAGCGAGTTTGCGTATTCTCGTATAAAAGGTGCTATAAATTTATATGTATTAAATGATAAAGAACATAATGAAATAGGCACTCTTTATAAACAAAATAGATCTTTAGCAAAGGTTCTTGGCGCTAGATATGTTTGTATAAATACAAGCGAACATTTGACAAAGATATACGAGACAGTAAAAGTCGGCTCTCTTATAGGTGTTTATTGCTCAAGAGGAGGAATGCGTTCTAACTCTATTTCGCAAATTTTAAGTATGATTGGTTATAGGGTTGAAAGACTTATTGATGGATATAAATCATATAGAAAAAATGTTTTGGATGAGCTTGAAAAACCTATTGATTTGAAATTTATAACACTTTTTGGAAATACCGGAAGTAGTAAAACCAAGCTCATAAGATCACTACAACCATCTTTGGATTTGGAACATATAGCAAATCATTTAGGCTCTGTTTTTGGTGAGATAAATGGAAAACAGCCTAGTCAAAAAGAGTTTGAAGATAACTTATTTGAAGAGCTTATTTTACTAAAAGATAAAAAAGCATGTTTTATAGAAGGTGAGAGTAGGCGTATAGGTTCTTTGACTGTTCCTTCTAGTTTGCATACTTCTATGAGAAGTGGTGTAAATGTTGAGATAGTGGCTAGTCTTGAAAATAGAGTAGAGTGTATTATGAAAGATTATAAGAGTGTAGATAGTAAGTTCTTTTACTCTTGTATGAAAAAAATTAGCCCTTTTATATCAAAAGAGGCAAGAGATGATGCTATAAATGCTTATGAAAATAATGACATACACAAGGTTTGCGAGATACTCTTAGTTAAATACTATGATAAGGTTTACAAAAAGCCACAAAAGATAGATTATACTATAAGTTCAGATGATTTTGAACTGGCAAAATCAGAGCTTATGCAAATCTACAATAAACAATTAAAATTATAA
- a CDS encoding HIT family protein gives MQHLCAPWRSEYFNSKPTGCVFCSIKDNLDDDMQNGVLFRAKFCYGIMNRFPYSPGHFMIIPFSHFDNIESLDDEVWQEMSHYVKRGVKVLKDELKADGVNIGMNLGKAAGAGIAEHVHYHLVPRWERDTNFITTIADVRVNGAPFYPLFEKLKRAFSEFS, from the coding sequence ATGCAACATTTATGTGCACCGTGGAGGTCTGAATACTTTAATAGTAAGCCAACTGGTTGTGTTTTTTGTTCGATAAAAGACAACCTTGATGATGATATGCAAAATGGGGTTTTGTTTAGAGCTAAGTTTTGTTACGGAATCATGAATCGTTTTCCGTATTCTCCGGGACATTTTATGATTATACCTTTTTCTCATTTTGATAATATAGAATCACTAGATGATGAGGTCTGGCAAGAGATGTCGCATTATGTAAAAAGAGGCGTTAAGGTTTTAAAAGATGAGTTGAAAGCTGATGGTGTAAATATAGGTATGAATCTTGGAAAAGCAGCCGGAGCTGGAATAGCTGAACACGTTCATTATCATTTAGTGCCTAGATGGGAAAGAGATACAAATTTTATCACCACAATAGCTGATGTTAGGGTAAATGGAGCACCTTTTTATCCATTATTTGAAAAATTAAAAAGAGCATTTAGTGAGTTTAGTTGA
- the trpC gene encoding indole-3-glycerol phosphate synthase TrpC — protein MTLDEIIDNTKQNLKIKKQKIPAKWLEETYKSSYKPRDIISSLKSTKDNPYRIIAEVKKASPENGIIREDFEPLKIAREYQDSGANAISVITEPKWFKGDLEYITQIRRYIKTPILRKDFIVDKYQILEALIFGADFVLLIAKALTKEELKILFDYSRSLGLEVLLEIHDEDDLQKAIYVNANIIGINHRNLKTFEMDMSLCEKLIPSIPKDKIIVAESGIYEKSQLQYLNELGVDAFLIGEYFMRQNNINLAFSKLRGY, from the coding sequence ATGACACTTGATGAAATCATAGACAATACAAAGCAAAATTTAAAAATTAAAAAACAAAAAATTCCTGCTAAGTGGCTAGAGGAGACTTATAAAAGCTCTTATAAACCAAGAGATATTATCTCTTCACTAAAAAGCACAAAAGATAATCCATATAGGATAATAGCCGAAGTTAAAAAAGCAAGTCCCGAAAATGGCATAATAAGAGAAGATTTTGAACCACTAAAAATAGCTAGAGAGTATCAAGATAGTGGAGCAAATGCGATAAGTGTTATTACTGAGCCTAAATGGTTTAAAGGTGATTTAGAATACATAACTCAAATAAGAAGATATATAAAAACACCAATATTGAGAAAAGATTTTATAGTTGATAAATATCAAATTTTAGAAGCTTTGATTTTTGGTGCTGATTTTGTTTTGCTTATAGCAAAGGCATTAACAAAAGAAGAGTTAAAAATACTTTTTGATTATTCTCGTAGTTTGGGACTTGAAGTTTTACTCGAAATTCATGATGAAGATGATTTGCAAAAAGCTATTTATGTAAATGCTAATATTATAGGGATTAATCATAGAAATTTAAAGACTTTTGAGATGGATATGAGTCTTTGTGAAAAGCTAATACCATCAATACCAAAGGATAAAATTATAGTTGCTGAGAGTGGAATTTATGAAAAATCTCAGCTACAATACCTTAATGAATTAGGTGTAGATGCCTTTTTGATAGGTGAATACTTTATGAGACAAAATAATATAAATTTAGCTTTTAGTAAGCTTAGAGGATATTAA
- a CDS encoding YkgJ family cysteine cluster protein codes for MSILTQDGYNYTFDSSKCSECGGKCCIGDSGYIWISKEEILRLADFLNLDFKQVQEKYLIKVQNRFSIKEVDYKTGYACVFFDMSKKMCSIYEYRPSQCRTFPFWDYFKDNLKELKEECIGIK; via the coding sequence GTGTCAATTTTAACACAAGATGGATATAATTATACTTTTGATAGTTCAAAATGTAGCGAATGTGGTGGAAAATGTTGTATAGGAGATAGTGGATATATCTGGATAAGCAAAGAGGAGATATTAAGATTAGCTGATTTTTTGAATTTGGATTTTAAACAAGTTCAAGAGAAGTATTTGATAAAAGTCCAAAATAGATTTAGTATAAAAGAGGTTGATTATAAAACCGGCTATGCTTGTGTGTTTTTTGATATGTCAAAAAAAATGTGTTCAATATATGAGTATAGACCAAGTCAGTGCAGGACATTTCCATTTTGGGATTATTTTAAGGATAATTTAAAGGAGTTAAAAGAAGAATGCATAGGGATAAAATAA
- a CDS encoding tRNA1(Val) (adenine(37)-N6)-methyltransferase: MILYQLKDGYHYNSDSLILYDFVSSFLNPNYKGSVLDVGCGCGVVGLLLKRDFDKIDLSLLDIQHINIMLCEKNLIANNLSANLIECDFLKIKTDKKFDLIVSNPPYYRDGVTKSTNTHLAISRYADELSLKAFLSTSNKILKPRAEIIFCYESLQLQVIMQILSEFKFTCCNVCFVHPKKEKKSNLVLIRAKKSSRSTCDVMTPLILQDGDKNSLRADEIYKKANTKSLMCQF, from the coding sequence ATGATACTTTATCAACTAAAAGATGGCTATCATTATAATAGCGATTCATTGATTTTGTATGATTTTGTTTCATCTTTTTTGAATCCAAACTACAAAGGAAGTGTTTTAGATGTTGGTTGCGGTTGCGGGGTTGTTGGACTTTTGTTAAAGCGTGATTTTGATAAAATTGATCTATCATTACTTGATATTCAACATATAAATATTATGTTATGTGAAAAAAATTTAATTGCAAATAATCTATCAGCAAATTTAATAGAGTGTGATTTTTTAAAAATCAAAACAGATAAGAAATTTGATCTGATAGTTTCAAACCCACCTTATTATCGCGATGGTGTTACAAAAAGTACAAATACCCATTTAGCTATTAGTCGTTATGCTGATGAACTTTCTCTGAAGGCATTTTTAAGCACATCAAATAAAATTTTAAAGCCAAGAGCCGAGATAATATTTTGTTATGAGAGCTTACAATTACAAGTTATTATGCAAATCTTAAGTGAATTTAAATTTACTTGTTGTAATGTTTGTTTTGTGCATCCAAAAAAAGAGAAAAAATCAAATTTAGTTTTGATTAGAGCAAAAAAAAGCTCTCGTTCAACTTGTGATGTTATGACACCATTAATTTTGCAAGATGGTGATAAAAATAGCTTAAGAGCTGATGAAATTTATAAAAAAGCAAATACAAAGAGTTTAATGTGTCAATTTTAA
- a CDS encoding NAD(P)-binding domain-containing protein has protein sequence MSVIYDLVVIGAGPCGIGAAIEAKANGLNNVLMLEKGEENLQTIRKFYKDNKRVDKEYKGQESTIYGVVAFQDGTKETTIEFFDKIIAENNIECVFKCEVESVKKVGDLFEITTTKDIYKSKNVLVSIGKMGKPNKPDYKIPLPLNGVVNFNLDKCGSGEKILVVGGGNSAVEYAIDLCKNNETTLAYRRDTFARVNDTNKENLEILEKDNKLKVRLNHDIVSLDNDNGKVVVNFSNDKTRVYDRVVYAIGGSSPVDFLQKCGIKMDDKGNALVNDACESDIAGLYAGGDITLKNGGSIVIGLNHAYKVVQNIIKK, from the coding sequence ATGTCAGTAATTTATGATTTAGTTGTTATAGGTGCCGGGCCTTGTGGTATAGGTGCCGCTATTGAGGCTAAGGCTAATGGTCTTAATAATGTTTTAATGCTTGAAAAGGGCGAAGAAAATCTGCAAACTATTAGAAAGTTTTACAAAGATAACAAGCGTGTTGATAAAGAGTATAAAGGACAAGAAAGTACTATTTATGGAGTTGTAGCTTTTCAAGATGGAACAAAAGAGACTACAATAGAGTTTTTTGATAAAATCATTGCCGAAAATAATATAGAATGTGTTTTTAAATGCGAAGTTGAAAGTGTAAAAAAAGTTGGAGATTTGTTTGAGATAACTACTACAAAAGATATTTATAAGTCTAAAAATGTGCTTGTAAGTATAGGTAAAATGGGTAAACCAAATAAGCCTGATTATAAAATTCCTTTACCATTAAATGGTGTTGTTAACTTCAACTTAGACAAATGTGGCAGTGGGGAAAAGATACTGGTAGTTGGTGGTGGAAACTCAGCTGTTGAGTATGCTATAGATCTCTGTAAAAACAATGAAACTACATTGGCATACAGAAGAGATACTTTTGCAAGAGTTAATGATACAAATAAAGAAAATCTTGAAATTTTAGAAAAAGATAATAAATTAAAAGTTAGATTAAACCACGATATCGTAAGTCTTGATAACGATAATGGTAAGGTTGTTGTTAATTTTTCAAATGATAAAACAAGAGTTTATGATAGAGTTGTATATGCAATAGGTGGTTCAAGCCCAGTTGATTTCTTGCAAAAATGTGGAATCAAAATGGATGATAAAGGCAATGCTTTAGTAAATGATGCTTGTGAAAGCGATATCGCTGGTCTTTATGCTGGTGGTGATATAACATTAAAAAATGGTGGTTCAATAGTAATTGGATTAAACCATGCTTATAAAGTTGTCCAAAATATTATAAAAAAATGA